The nucleotide sequence tgaggaaacaggttcagaggGGTTATGTAACTGGTCCAAGGGCACACAGTGATGGAACTGGGGTTTGAACACAGGTCTATCTGACTCCAAGCCCAGTTTCTTTCCTCCACAGTCAGTGATCTCTCTCCTAATCTGCCCCAGGAGCTTTCCTCTGCCTGGTTGTAGTCCCAGTCCTGGTATATTGTGTGTTCAGCCAGTGTAGGGAGAGTAAATAGGGCGAGAAAAAGGCAGTCAAGAAGACACTTTCTCCAATGTCCAGCAGAGGGCGCCCCACCCACAGCCAGACTTCCaaagctgtctctctctctgggtGGCCACTTGGGTGCCCCAGGAGAGCCTGGAGATTGGGTGTGGCTCAAGGCAGCTCCCAGCCTGTGTTCTCCATCCTCCGAGGCCCACATAGAGATGTGTCCTGCAGCGGACCCACTGAGATGGGAGTGATCCACCCAAAGGGGCCAGTTGAAAATAACAGCCcgcattttacaggtgagaaaactaaggctagGGGAAAGAGACTTATCCAGTGTTTCACAGCTGATGCTAGCTGTTCTGGAGACTGAAATTAGCCAAgctcccaccccacacacacctcaGGAGGCTGCCCTGGGGTTTGGGGGTTGCTTGCTGAGGTTCTGATTCTAAGCCTTTTGGGAACACTGGCTCAGTTCCCAGGGGCTGTTTCCCAGGGAGGTAGGAGCCCTACAGGAGGGAGCAGAAAGGAAAGGGGGCAGAGGCGTGGTCAGTGTGCAGGGTTGCCCAGCAATCAGCTCATGTCCCATCCCTTGTGACAAATGAGCATGACGGAGCTGGGTGAAGCCTTGCCCTCCAGAGTAACACAGCCTGGCTGGCCTTGGAAAGCACATCCTCTGGAAACCAGCAGAGGGGCTCGTGGAGGCCTTATCACGAGCTGTGTGAGTCCCCTGCACTCCTCTGCTCTGCAGGGAAGAACAGGCTGTGTGCAGCAGGAGGCCCACCTGCCTCTATTTCTAGGCTCTCTGCAGGGGCTAGcatccccctcccccattccTCCTATCAGAAATGGGCCAGCAGGTGGTGCCAGGGCCATTGCCCAAGCCCATCTTCCCATTGTTGGGTTAAGGGTCCTGAGTTTCCAGACTGGCACCCTGGTTGCCCTTACACTCCAGCATTCAGGGGTGTGGCCAGGCACCACAAAGCTGGGGTGCTTGGGGAGCCCCAGAAGGCTCAGCTGGGCGTGGTACAGACCAGGGAGTCACCACCCAGAGCCTGTTTCCTCCCCTTCAGATTCAGGGGATAAGATCTCAAGCGATAGTGGGGCAGGGACGGATATACTACCCACTGCGTGGTTGTCATGTGCCAGCCCTATGCTTGTCCTCCTTCACACACCTCACCTCATCCTCACAGCAATCCCATGAGAGGCTCCGTGCTATCCTCCCCGTTATATGCATGAATTAAACAGGCTCAGTGAGGTCAATTAAGGCCCAGAAAGGCACACAGCTTTTCCCTGTCTGAAATCGGACGGCTTCCTAGCTCATGAAAACAAATGAGGGGGCCCCAGGTATTCTTCCCTCTACCTCCCTCTGTGCTGCTCCAGATACCATGGCATGAATCAGCCTGTTCTTGACTCtccttgttttcatttattcaataccTTTTGAGTATCTACTGTGTGCTGGAGTCCACTGAGTTGGGAACTGTTTGAGGGTAGTGACTGGGGCTTATTTAGTATTGAGCTCCCTACTGGGTACTGAGCTTTCTGTTCAGCCCAGGGGACCCAGGAGAAGAAGATGTCAGTGGCACGTAAGAGGTATGCctgcacttcagtcgtgtttgactctttgcgaccctatggactgtagtctgccaggttcctctgtccatgggattttccaggcaagaataatggagtggattggaAGCCCACTTAAGAGGTATAACAtcaagggagttccctggtgggtCCAATGGTTagatgctttcactgccatgggcctgggttccatccctggtcagggaactcagattcCACGAGCCACATAGCGcagccccaccccccccaaaaggTATGCATCAAGgtagtgaatgaaagtgaaggaaAGGGCAGAGACAGGGCTTGGGGCAGTTGGTGGAACCCTCCTcttccacacccacacacacaggaGGCTGGATCAGGGGGAGCACAGGCAGCTGCCTTTATTGGGGGCCATGGGCTGGCTGGCCCGTATGTCACTCAAAGGCCACACACTTGATCTTGAAGTCACCACCTGCAGACAGGTAGTTGATGGCCTCCAGGTTGAGGCGGTTGGGGAACTTGAATTCGTATCCATCAGGCAGCTTGATGGTTAGGTCTGTCTGGTCGAAGGAGATGCATACCTAGGGGTGCAGAAAGGCAGTGAGCATGTGGACCCCACAGAGACCCTTGACTCCACGGCCACAGCTGCAGCATGCAGGTCCTAGGCCTTCACAGAGCCCTTTCCTCACTCGGCCCTGACAATAGCCCTGCTTCATGGGTGAGGCCCTGAGGTTGGGAGAAGGGGATATTGCTCACCGAGGATCACACAACTGgtgagggaagggcagggagatgggaaggTGGAGGAAGGGGGAGCGGGGTTGGAGGGTTGGGCCCTAGGTTTCTAGCCACTCAACCCAGCTCTGCCCCAGCCCACCCAGTGCCCTGATCCCCCGCCGCCCCCAGACCCCAGCCCACCTCCACGACACTTCCAGGCTGGAAGGGGAAGGCAGATTCCCTCTGCTCGGTCCCCCAGGCCCCAGCGTCCTTGCTGTTACACACAATGGTGTTGATGTCCCCATGCGCGTTGAAACGAGGGTTGAAGTGGAGGCACAGATTGTTGTCATCTTTGCCCAGGTTCAGCAAGAAGCTAGAGGGTAACAGGTGGGCTTGAGGCCACTCCCACCAGCTACAGCCCCCTCAGGCCCTCTAGTCTGTGCCACCCAGTCCATGTGAATGCACCTCGCTGGGGAAACTCACTGAGCTGAGaagcaggaaacctggattccaGCTGTGTCCCTGCCTCCTCCGTGCTATGCGCCCCTGAGCAAGTCCCTGCCCCTCTCTGGATCTCAGTATCCATATCTACACAGCGTAGGCTGCACCAAGAGGATCTCTTAAGGGTCTTGCTATGCTGACAGCCAGGACTCTTGCAGACATGAATTTGTGTCCCAGCCCCTTTGATCAAGGTCATAGACTCCCTCCAGATGGCGTCCTCTGGGAAGGCAACTGTCCTGGCCGTCTTGTCTATCTGTAGCCCTGGTGCCCAGCACGATGCGTGACACAGCAggtaggtgctcaataactgCGGGGCTCATGAACGAATAACAATAATACATTTGCTGAGTGGAGCTAACAGCAATGCCTACCTCTGAGGGTTTGGAAAGAATGGCACAAGTGGTGCGCGTGAAACCTGCGGCTCTTTTAATACGGTCAGCTGGTCATCATCGTCACCGAGAGATCCAGCATTGCACCTTCACACAGCAACTTCCCCCCTCCATGAACTGATTAACAAATAAGGCCCAAGGCGGTGGGTTGACTGATCCAAGGTCACAAGACTCCGGAGAAACTAGGCCAGCTGGCCGAATGAATGATAAGTTCAGGaaggagtgaaagaaaaaaaaaacggaTCTCGCAAAGCGGGCAGCAAGGGTGACGCCCTTTCATCCCTTCTCCCCGCCCCCTCAGGCCCCGCCCACAGCAAGGGCGAGAGGAAGGCCAGCCGAGGTAGATGACGAGGCCGCAGCTGGTTCAGTTTAAGGGTGCGACAATGGTGGGGGCGTCCAGACCCCGCGGAAGAAGTGACTCATCCAGAAGACACTGCCTCAACGGCGGCGGACCTAAAACCTGCCCCCCGCCGGGGGGAGGGGCCGGGCCCAGCCAGCCACGCCCCTGGCCGGGCCCGGCTCCTCCCTCGAGCTGAGCCCCCGCCCCTGCCGCCCGCCGCCCTCATCCCCCTCACCTCTTGGCGTCTGCGGCCACCTCGCCCCGCACTCTGAGGCACTCCCCAGGTTTGAGATTCAGGTTGCTGGCGACCAGACCCTGCCAGGCGAGACCCCGCCCAGACGGGTTAGAGGACGCaatggcgggggcggggtggggcgtctagaggggtgggtggggatgaAGGGGTGGGGTCGTCCCCTTTTTAGGGTGCTCTGACCAGGCCGACCTGAAGCCTGAGGAACCCGGCTGCAAGTCCTAGGCTCTCCTTCTTTGTGTGGTTCTGGGCAAGTCCCTACTCCCAGCTGAGTCAATTTCTTGTCTGTAACATGACTGAGATTCTAAGAAGACAGGATCTAGAAGTTTCTGCCATTTAGCCTGGGGGTTTTAGATGCAATGTCTAGCCTGGGAGGTGGAGTGCTGTCTGCTCCATTGCCTGCCTCGCTGAATAGATGGAGAGAGCCCGCCTCCACATGGGTCTCTGCGAGTTGGGGGGCAAAGGAGGGTAAGTGAGGCTGTCTGTACATCTGCTGGAGAGGAAGAGGCCTGGGGCTGGGCGGTGTCCACCATCCCCTTCAAGCCCCTCTGTTCAGAGAGGGACAGGGGCTGGAGGGGAGTCCCCTAAGGAGCACAGTTAGACCCCTCTAAGAAGGGAGAATGGGCCCCGAGGTAGGAGCCTGCACCCTGGCTGGTTCAGGGTTAACAATGCAAGTGCAAAGCTTAACTGGTGTGAGTGGTTCCTCCTGCCAGAAACTTGAATCCTGTCCCTCGGGGCCTGCAGAATATTCTAGCTTGCTCCTTGATATCCcttatcacacatacacacccctccTAGCCTGGAGGAAAGGGTCGTAGGGCACTCTTCCCCCAACCTTCATCTGACTGCCTTGGACAGAATCACTCACTGCAGCGGGCTAACCTATGCAGGCTACCCCCAGGaattgtggctcagatcctggCGACTTTTCAGAGCTCTCTGGAGCACAGGGTGACTCTGCCctggcccagggactggggacagCTGCagggggggaagggagaggagtttctatagggtggaggagggggaagggacagtGTCCTGGGCACTAAGAAAATGCTCCTCCCGCCCCCATGTCCAGTCGGCCACACCCTTTCCACTCTCACTTCTCAAGAGAGCTGCAGAAAGTCAGACCTTGGCAGAAATAATTGTGCTATCAGACTCTGGAGGAATCCAGAAATTTCTTAAGCCAGAGAAGGCCTTGGGAGACTGTGGCcctaccctcattttacagacacggccactgaggcccagaaaagaCACTTGTTCAAGGCCGCACCACGGGAACTAGAACCCAGATCCTGATCTACCCTCGCTCTCCCCGGCTGAGCCCCCAGACCATCTCTGGGCCttagggtggggggggggtcccCATACTCACACAAGCCATGATTGAAGAGAGGAGGATGTTCCTGAAACTTCGGCACCAGCTGTCTGAAGACTCTGCAGGAGAAATGAGCTTTGGGCCGCTCCCACCCTTTTAAGTGGACCAGACCCCGGTGAGTCCCGCCCCCTGAATGCTGAGCCAATTGTAACTCAGGAAGGGATGGGGGCCACAGGAGGCGGAGTGAATGGAATTTTGAAGCCCGTTCTGGAGCAGAGATGACCAATCGGAGTGGAGATCCCCCCCATTCCTTCTTAGCCACTCCCACAAGGTCCAGGCTCCATCTCCCAATTCTCCTACCCCTTCCCAAAATTGTGCTGTGGCAAGGATTGGGGGAAGCCAGTGGAAAATAGTTTGAGGATGAATTAGGTCCAAGAGTTAGCTGGAAGAGGGCCAGGGCTAGCTGGCTGAGCTGGGGGGATACCCAGAGAAGGCAGCTGAAGAGGTGCAGGGTCCCTCGAGAATTAGATCTGGGATTCGAGAGGCTCTGTTCCTTGGCAGGGGCCAGGGCGTGGCCCGCTCTGGGCGCCTCTGCAGAGGGCCCAGGACCCATTAACCACAAAGCCCTGCCTCCCCCGGAAACAGGGATTGCGGCTGCTACTCTGCTCTTCAATAGCGCTAAAGAAAGGCTGGGCCGGTGTCAGGGTTGAGGCTGCTGCCCAGGCTCGGGACTCAGGCCGCAGGCTTTGGCCCTCCCGAGGGCCCTGCTGCGGATCCTCCAGGAGCCCCTGCCTAAACAGCTTCTGGCCTGTCCAAGAGGGTCAGGCCTGGAAGGAGGCCCAGGGTGAGCCAGGCCATAAAAGGTTGGGGTCCCCGGTCTGTGCACCCGCCTccattctttctccttctgacgcCAGGCACAACTTCTTTTCCCCATCCGTTTAGCAGGTATTTTACTGAGTACTATTATGTGCCTGGCCCTGAGCTGGCCTCAGAGGATTCAAAGATGAAGCCCTCAGTACCTGCTCTCAAGTAGCTCTTTGTTGGGGGCAGAATTTGACTGTGAACCTAATTAAGAAGTAGCACGATGCTGGCTCTGAGAGAAGTCATGAGCAAGCACTGTGGTGGGGTGGTCCAGAATGGGAAGAATGTGGGTCTTTTCTCCTTTTGGCCACCccacatggcatgcgggatcttagttccctgaccaaggattgaacctgtgccaactgcagtggaagggcagagtcttaaccactggactgccagggaagttctagAAGGTCGATCTTCAAGGATGGGTGAAGAAGCAGGGACTGGCATTCCAGCATGGGCACAGAAATGAGACAGCACACGCCTGGGGAACTGTGAGCATCTGGGCAACTGTGAGCATCTGGGCATGGCTGGAGTTCAGGGGGTGCTGGGGAAAGATGGGGTTATGAGGCTGGGAGGCCAATGGTACTGGATCATGAAGGGCTTCACAGAGGGGTGTGGGCATTGTTTGATCTGAGGGTGCTGGGGAGGCCACAGAAAGTTACATGAAGATTGAGTAGTGAGGCCAGATTTAGACTGCAGGGAAAATCACTGTAGCAACAGACTTGAGGGTGGGTTCAAGGGGTGCTCACCTCACATTCAGAAACCAAGTAGAGAGAGGAGCATGGGGAGCCCTGGGTGGGTGCAGTGGGGGGCTTGCTAAGAGAGGTATCAACAGGACCTCCTTCACATCAGTGTCCCCCTTCTGAAATCACCAGCACTGAAGAGCTAAGAAGATGTGGACCACGGGTGACTCACATCTAGAGGCCCTGCCCCGAGCTCgctgcctccccatcccccatCTTCCTCCAGAGACTGAGGCCCACATTGGCACAGGAGGAGGGGCGAGGGCACGGGGCTGAGAGGCAGGCCCAGAGAAGTTGGGTGGCACCCCCTGTGAGTCCCTCACCCCTCGTCCTAGACCAAGCCAGCTGCCTCAGAAACCAACCAGCAAAAGTGCTTCCCTTTTTCCTCCAGGGCCTCCCTCCAAACCTCTGCATTAGGGAGGGATGGGTGGTGCCCAGTTCCACTGCCTTTCCTCTGAGCTTCCCCTCTGAGGCCCACAGACATCCTCTCTGCCTGGACAAGGAATGAGGGTATTTCAGGAGGAGCCCTGGACCAAAGCCAGAGATGCTTCAGATGCAGTCCCTGCTGTGACGGCCATCAggtgagcctggctggctactcCCCAGTGGTGGGGCTCTTAGGACCTCAGGAGCTGCTCCTTCATTTCCCCCGCATCCTGGAAGATGGGGTTCGGCACCAGGAAGTGTATGTTGTTGGATGAGGGCTGTTTTACTCCTCTGTGGCATTTGGCCTGCCTGATTGCCTCAGTCAGCCTGTCTGTGAATTGGGCATGAGCAGGCCTGCTCTCTTGCACAAGGTTAGCACAAGGTAGAGTTCAGGTCTGTTGTATATCCTTAATAGATGATTCTTTTGTTCATAGAGTCTCAGAAGGTTTTTGCCatcttcttttatcttcttcCAGACTGAGTTCACCTTCCTGGGTCAACACTTATGGGAGGCCGCCCTCTCACCCCCACGTCATCCCTAGGTAGGCCCCCCCATCCCCAGGCTCTGGTGGGGAGACTACAGAGTCCAGTGTCCCCTATAAATAAGAAGGACCGTGTTTTTATGGGGGTGGAGGGCAAGGACAAGCTGCATTATACCCCCCCCACACAGTCTCAGGGCCTTCTGCTGGTGGCAGCACTTATCTGTCAGGCCCTGTGCCCGGCGCCTCGCTTTcatccattatctcatttcatcttcacctCCCTCCTGAAGCAGCCACCTCGGTCAAACGTCTGCACAGGGAAGCTGCTCTGGGGCCCTGAAGCCAAGCTGACACCAGAATCGGAGAGGAGGGGCAAGTCCTGATTTGGGGGCTACCGGGCTGTAACTCCAGCCAAGATCCTTGTCCTCCCTGAACCTGTATCCAGGTCTGGAAAGTGGGGATGTTACCCATTGCCTGGAGGGTTATAGGAGTGATGTGAGAGGGGCTGAAAGTCAGCTTTCTCTCCTGCACTCCTCAAGGccaagcccctccccacccagagactcTCCTGTGCCTCACTGCAGTGGAGGCAGCCAGCTGTCTGGAATTCCTCCATCCTGCAGGCTGGCCCTAGGGGCTGGACCTTGGCTGCTGCTGTGAGAAATGAGTTGAGCTTGTCCAGACAGGAGATCCAGGCCAGCATGGCTCTTCCCAGGCTGCCGGCTCCCACCCAGCCCCCAGGAAGGCTGTGGCTCCTCCAGCTGGCCGTGGTGGGGAGGGCTACCAGACCCCCTGAGATACCCTCTGCACCCCCAGGCAGCCTGGCCGGCCCAGCTGGGGAGGGTGGGCGTGGCCAGAGCCAGCTCCAGAGCTCCTTCATTTAATGATGTGGAGACCACCCAGAGAGGGTGGCCATTTGGCCAGGGTCACACGGGGAGCTTGGGCTGCAGTGCTTTCATCTGCTGAGCCAAGGGAAGAACAGTgtgatgctgggattcttggacCTCAAAAGTGATCTTTTCCCCCTGTTCCATGAAGGGTCGGAAGGATTAGTGGGGGGATGCCCCCAACTTTAGATACTTTCCCAAGCAGATTGTGCTGGAGCCCACCTCCTCATTTACCTGCTCATCCTTTCTCACCTCCCTGCCTTTGCTTGCACGGCTGCACGTGCTCAGCCAGCTGTCTCCCCAAACACAGGGGCTTCTGTCACTTTGCCTTCCCACCTAGTGTTTGGCCCCCTCTGAACACAGGCCCCAGCTTGCCTTTGGAGAATCACCTCTCCTCTTATATGAGGTCTAGGTGAGGTCCAgaccctgtccttcattatcctCCAGGGCTCAGGCatgagtctttatttttttttaatggttctctggtatgtgtgtgtgtatgtggggaggGGGGTGACATAATTATAGACTCAGAGGAAGCTAAGAGCTTTTTAAGAgcttagaaaatatttgagacttgaagaaaaaaaaaatgtgttggcCCCCAAATACTAAGACTGCAGAGCGGAagttaataaatgtttactttgGTCAAACCTAACCCTTGCTAGTCATAAAAACTGTATTGCCTTTGAAAGCAATTTTGTGGGTggaattttcttcttcaaaagcaTGTCCAAGCCTTCCTAGAGATTGGTCACTCTTACATTAGATCCCCATAGCCAAATAATGTCtaaaatgaaagtataaaaatcCTTGGAGATATGTATAGTAACCCCcccataaatatatttaatgggGGCTGTGGatgcattttaatgttttctataATGTGCTTGGGACCTGTGTATCAGGAGAGTTTGGagctgcaagtaacagaaaactcaagaaaaactgctttaaaattaagaaaaattcacATACCAAGCAGTCTGGAGCTAGGAGGTTTCCACAGCAGATTGATTCAGTGGCTCAATGAAATCATAAGAGATCTGGGTTCCTGTATGATCATGGATTATGGCCAGATAAACAGTCCTCACTCTTCTGCACAACCACAATCCACAGTTAGCCCCTGCTTTTAGGACAGACAGTGTAAAAGATTTGAGATGAACTGTCTtcatacctggagaaggcaatggcaccccactgcagtactcttgcctggaaaatcccatggatggaggagcctggtgggctgcagtccctggtcaCTAAGactcgggcacgactgagcgacttcactttcacttttcactttcatgcactggagaaggaaatggcaacccactccagtgttcttgcctggagaatcccagggacgggggagcctggtgggctgccgtctatggggtcgcccagaggcggacacgactgcagcgacttagcagcagcagcagcagtcttcataCCTGTAACATACTCTCGAACAAGCCAGTTTAAAAATGTCAATATAcatacagagcaactaagcaaattggacaaatagaaaacaactgGGAATGTAGATGAAGGGCATGAGTGTTCACTGTGCCGTTGTTACACCttttctaggagaaggcaatggcaccccactgcagtactctcgcctggaaaatcccatggacagaggagcctggtaggctgcagtccatggggtcgagaagagctggacacgactgagtgacttcactttcacttacacctTTTCTGTTGGTTTGAAACTTGAaattagggactttcctggcggtccagtggctaagactctgcactcccaatgccgggagcctgggttctatccctggtcagggaactagatcccacatgccacaactaagagttcacatgctgcaacttaagatcctgaatgctgcaagTAAGAGCTGGTGcagcaaaacataaaaaacaaataactgaaGGAGTGTGACATAGTAAGAAATGTGTATCTGGTTTATGACCCTGGTTCCTGACATAGAGCTTCTAAATCCTGTGGAATTTCCTGGGCGATAGGAGCATTTTTTGTTCTGATGAGGTGACTCTTAGTGGGCACTTGGATGGCTTCAAGgtgggggctggtcaccagaaagatcaAGCAGTGATCGGAAGCTTGGAACTTTCGGCTCCGCCACCCATCTTCCAAGAAGGGGAGAGGAGCTAGAGACTAATAATCTATCATGCCAACGTGATAAACCCCCTCCATAGGAATCCCCAAGCTACACAGTTTGGAGATCatccaggttggtgaacacgcCCACATGTTGGCAGGGTGGCACAGCCTAAGCCCACTGGGACAGCAACTCTTCTCTTAGTACCCTCTAGGGCCTCGCCCTGTGTATGTCTTCATCTCGCTGTTCACCGGTATGCTTTGTCGTATCCTTTCTTGTAGAATAAACCCCAAATCATAGTTTCCCTGAGTTTTGTGAACCGTTGTAACAAATGATCAAACCCGAGAAGGGGGttgtgggaacctctgatttatagccagtgGATCAGAGTACAGGTAACAACCTGGCATTTGGGCCTGGCACTGAAGTAGGGGAAAGTCTAGGGgggctgagcccttaacctgtggggtctGCACTGACTGCAGGTAGTGTCAAAATTGAATTAGGTTGTAGGACACCCAGGTGGTATTCACAGAAAACTGGAGAATTGCTTGATGTAGAAACCTCGCACATTTTGGTGTCAGAAGTACTGTATCCTGTGGGTAAACAGTTTTCCCTTTCAGTGGGTGTCAGAGAAGTGGGATTTGCTACCAAGGCCCTGGCTTATAGAAATGTGTGGGTTGAAAAGAGAAAGTATGAAAGGGCAGGGGTGAGGAACCTTCGATTCCTAGGTGGTCACGTGGTCACCCGTGGTCCAAGTAGCAGTGCTGCATTGCCTCTAAAGGTGAACCTAGAATTCTCTGGCgctgcagtggttaggactcacaGTTTCAtggcccagggcctgggttcagtccctgactgagtaactaaggtcctgcaagccACGCAGCttggcaaaaagcaaaaaaattatgtgcattcttaaaaaaaatttaattaaataaaggtAAATGTTACCAGTGGAATTTAGACATGGCTCCAAGTCCTGGGGAGTTGGCTAAATGGATGCATAAGGAATTgcgaaaaaagtaaaatttacagACCTGTAGTTATGATTATCTGTaatagataaaatgaaatcaaaagggAGTGCTCTGTGGGACTCTGATGGTAGACTAAGCTCAGATTTATTTCAGTGAGTCTAAGCTTTGGCCCCTAACTCGAAGCCACTCCCAGAGGGAAAATTTATGGCAGGAACAACAGAAAGCACCTCTCAGGCTTCTGTTCACCAAGATAGTAGTCaacaggcaggggtgggggtggggtgaggcaaAACTAGGAACCTATTGAAACCAGGAGGTATAATGTGAAGGAGTTGTTTCGTCAATTGGTGTCATCGGTTTCCTGAAATATTAGCTAGAAATCTAGTGAAGACCATATGGTATTCATTGTGCTGGTCTTAGACTTTTTCTGATGGTTTGCAACTTTTAGAGGTCTAGGGAAAATACCCCCAAGCGCTTCCCATTTTTATGAAGCTGAGTCACAGAGCAGAGAAATATACCAGGCCATGCCTTGTGATCACATAATGGCTGCAACCACTTTCACATCCAAAGCCCATAAGAGAGGATGAGAGGGATGCACCTGGAGGGTGTTGGACCACTTCATGGGGCAGCCAATAAACTCCTTTATGCCTTAACCCAAAGTCACCAGAAAAGCACATTTGCTCCTACCTCCTGATGCAGCCAGACTCAGTCAAGTACTCCATCTTCCCAAGAAGAACCACACTGAAGAGAATTTTCCAGACCTCGAAGTCCCAtccctcactttacagatgaaacaGGCTGAGCAGGCACGGGCTTGTGCAAGCTCAAGTGACAAGTACATCAGTGACAGTCAGGCCTGCCCATCAACCAGCTTCCAGCTGGGCACCTGCtctgcaggaggccctggggaaGCTCGAGGCCAGCAGGGCAGTCCCAGCAGCAGCCCAGGTGTGACGGATGCCTGAAATCCCGTGGAGGGGTGTGCACTGCATCTCCCCtgagctcctggaggagggcgaGGACCTGTCTCCCCCTTCA is from Bubalus bubalis isolate 160015118507 breed Murrah chromosome 4, NDDB_SH_1, whole genome shotgun sequence and encodes:
- the LGALS1 gene encoding galectin-1, which translates into the protein MACGLVASNLNLKPGECLRVRGEVAADAKSFLLNLGKDDNNLCLHFNPRFNAHGDINTIVCNSKDAGAWGTEQRESAFPFQPGSVVEVCISFDQTDLTIKLPDGYEFKFPNRLNLEAINYLSAGGDFKIKCVAFE